tgcgccggactggtaggtgccccataccaggcaggcgtcctggttgggacctcaggtcttagatgtttaggtttggctgcgatgtctgtttggtattaggcccaggctatcagcgccccttcatcatttggataggtgtagcgacagttgttgcttagacggtggctttagtcttgctgttgtattactttgtaaggtcttgtgagaataattaataaagtggccgtatgcatcgcccagatacagaggccgggggtcatcctccttttctaaaaaaaaaaatgGATACTTTATCTTACTGGTAAGCTAGACTGCCCTACATGCGTTTAGTTCTAGTGCATGACACTGTCAACTGATGAGCTTATTTGAACTACAGACGAGCGTCTGGAAGCCTGGCCGGAGATGCCATATTTCAGTGAACCAGGTAGCTTCACACTCTATCTTTCATCCACCGGCTGTCAACCATTCATCTAGattgtttttttttgtgtgtgcatTGTTCTTTCCACTTTATCAGCGAGAGGTTGGAGGACTCCCGTCCCCCGCGTCCCTCTCTGAGACGACTCGGTGGAACCCTAGCTCCTTCCGCCGCCGGCCCTCCTCCACCCTTTCTCCCCCCTTGCCGCCGCCGAGGGACACAGCCGGGCAAAGCCCAGGTAGTGCCGCCGGCGGCGGGGCCTCTCCCTGGCgcgtctctttctctctctcccctggcggcggcgcgagttcttccggcggcggcttggcggcgtggcgcggcggagctccggcgatgacTCGGTCCTACGGCGGGGCGGAGGGCAGGGCACCGTCCAGTGGTGCTACCTCCGCGGCGGCTGCGGCTTGGGGCCCTtgaccccgatccgatctggatctggtggtGCTTGGGCCTAGGCCATGGCGGCTGGCGAGGCGTGGTGTTCGTCGGGGCTTGTCGGCCTCTAGGCACCATgggggtgccggcggcgacgcgtgcccggcgtggtgacgctggtggacgtggtggtcatcttcttccagagatggccggccagaggcttggtgatcggatctcgagatccatcatctagtcccggctgtgagtaggggagacatggttgccggtgaaaaccgagccgacggcaggcgatggcggcgttctcgccgttaccttgatggaggCATCGTCATGTAACTACTGTCGatccactcgtgctgctccgggggaaaccctaggatctggtgttccagatcggacgatggcggcactgcggtgtcgtttctctcttgggagcatcgtttgtggagcagcgctggaagtcagaggcaggaggtggagcggctttgtcttgcacggagctttggtggagatgtcaagtcatgcctgaccgacaggtgctacgctttgtcatgcctggtcggcaggtgctacgcacgacagatcccaaggacttcaagctgtgtcggctggtggtacttggcagcatggtgctgaggtgtatcagtggtgaccgcgacgtgctcagatgtttgcgcgcagggaggaggagcCGTTGATGTTTGCATGCAGGGAGGAGGtgtcgttgggcgccgtggtggcgtcgacgatagctagaccgcgcaaggttgatgcatcagtgcagttctgaagatggagcggtggcagttggcggcggcggcctctgagagcacgccggaccagtgtgtgccccggacctggcaagtggctaggttggcgtctcaggtcttagatgttaggcttggctgcgatgtctgtttggtattaggcccaggctatctgcgccccttcatcaactgggtaggtgtagcgacagtttgttatTTAGACGAcgactttagtcttactgttgtataacTTTGTAAGGTcatgtgagaataattaataaagtggccgtatgcatcgcccagatgcagaggccaggggtcattCTCCTTTTCTTAGAAAAATAAAATCAGCAAGAGGTTATCTGCTGTCTTTTTCTGATCGACCAACTCGTCGTCGCAGGTGTTTTTGCTGCTCGACTCTCACAGACTATGCCTGATGCCTTCACAAGGCCTGCTGAAAGTTCTTCGATCTCATCAGACTCGGAAGCAGGTACACTAGTTGGAAGTGGAACTCGTGCCATGAATTTAAGTGCAGGCTGTTGTGTGCCATGAATTTAAGTGCAGGCTGTTGTTAAGTTCAGAAAAAAAAGTGCGGACATGCAAATAAAATGCATGCAACACCATCCTGCTTTGGCTTTCCTTGGAATTTTGAGTCAATGGAGCTATGCCCTGGTACTGTGAAGGAGTGATAGTAACCAGGGGCTTTCCTGTGCAGGTATCGGTGATCTTTTGAGCCAGTGATGGAGCCTGACACCGGAGTGTATATATGCTCCTCGGATCAGGGCAAGCTTCATTTGAGGCGATTGATCCCACAAAAGCACGCGCATGATGACACAACCAGCAAAACACTTCAAGTTCAAAGTTCAGACTATATGAAGCAGTTTGCACATGTTTGACCGGatcaagaagctaagatgaacatgtTGTCCGGGAGATCAGACTACTATGCCACATTTGAGGCGGTTGATCCCACAAAATTGAACAAGATATGTGAAGAATCTAGGAGTGTTTTTTCTGTTAAGTTTCTTTCGCAATCAGACTCCACGAGCACTCAAAAATAACCGCCAGCGAAGCTACCGGACATCTCCTCGGTACTCATCAGCTCATCTGTTGGGTCAATGGCACTCTTCAGCATTTCTCCCAAACTCGCAAATTCACCGTAATGATAGATGGCGTCGGACTGAAAGGGGGCATCATTGGCAGCCTCGGCTTCCTCGACCTCAACATTGTTGGTAGCAGCTGCTCCTTCTTCATCTTCTGCAGCCTCGGCTTCCTCGACCTCAACATTGTTGTCAGCATTGGCTCCTTCTTCATCTTCTGCAGCCACAAGGTCCATAGCAACAAGATCAGTTTGTGCAGACTAAAACAAAGTCAAACATGTGTGTCATTTTTTTAGCAAAGTCAAACCTGCTACAGAAGGTCCGGCACATACGAGCTCTTTCATCTTATTGATGACATGTCCCATCTTATCATGCAGAAGATGAATATTTCCCACTTTTGTTCCCATGGTGTTGAACATATCAACGGTTTCATTCACCTCGACTCCAATTTGATTATACAGATGCTCAGCACCTTTTACCTATATGTGCAGAACTTTATCATTAGCATCACAACAGATTTATGATTTAACTAATCATGCCCCTACCCCAATCAGCACCGAAATCAAAGTAGAAAATGGCACGAACCTCTCTTTGTATCTCTGCAAAGACATCTCTCTTATCAACAGGGATGAAGGTGTCAGTCAAGGTTCGACGCCTCTTTTCAGCAGGCTGTTCACTTTGCGTTAGCTTATGAGGTGAGTTTTCAGCATTAATAAGGTTGATTGTTCTGGAGAGCTTGAGTAGCTCAATCAGATATGGTGTACTCATCCCAGGACATTGATCAAGGTGGGGAGAGATGTCCTGGATGGTTCCAGAGTTAAAGATTTTAAGGCTACAACCCAAACATCTGAAGGTAGGCTTAGTCGCTGATCTAGATGCGAGAGGAAAAGCAAAAACCCATAGTGCATCCTTCTTGCGAACAATCTTATACCTAGATAAGAAAATAAATTTTAGAAGCTACAGTAATAATCGACATTACTCAATGAACTAAGTTCAATATGTTAGTCACATACCCGATTGCATTTGGCAAATACAGCCTCATGTAGTCATTGACGGCAATCTTAGTCATAAGAATACTGGTGTATGGATGAGTCAAGCTGCAAAAATAGTAATAGACAATGAAAATTGAACATGGAGTGAGGTAAAAGATCCATCTATGTACAGATTATATTAGAGTCAGAATCTGCTACCTTTTCTTCGCAGTTAGGCATCCCTTGATGTATTTGAGACCCTCGGATAGCTCAGCAATGGTAGCATTCCTGAGACCCTCTTGCCCTTGATCGATCAATTTCTGAAAGGGCTGCATTTCAGCTTCAAAGAGCATCTCAGCATCAGAAATTTTGTTTTGGTCAATTAAGTCAACCGCACGACACATGAATATGCGCAAGAAAAGCATAGGGTGGGACTTGAAAGGCTCTTCGCCAGGGATAAATTCCATCAAATACGCATGAAGCTGATCCCATTCCTTCAGTTGAACCAAATTATCGACATGGGCGCTACTGAATGTTTTCATACCTGAAAAGGGCCAAAAGATATCTATTAGTGAACGACCAGGAGCAATGATGAACTAAGATTTAAAAGCATGGCAATGTACTACATGCGGATATGCCACATCACAGCTCTAACTAAACATCCATTTGGTTAGAGCAGATTGAGAGTAGATCTAAAATTTCAGTATGCCTGTACACTAAAGACTGAACTGTCACATCATTTCTTTTCAAGACTCAGCTAGCCTTGCAATACATACTACTACTATCAGTATGGTATGGCCACATGAAAGCCCAAAAGATGGAATGAAGAGCATACTCAGCAAACTGATAAACATAAGCAGTACTAGGAGTTGTATTTGTATGGTGTACTAAACACAGAAAATAAATGAGCCAAAGCACAAGCAGCAGCAAACCAATGAACAACGTCAGATTAGAAGAGCTCTGAATCTGGCAAAAAAAAACATGAGCTTAGAACCATCAGTTATTTGAAATGCATAAACAAAGAAAGGAGAAGTCAACTTTCAGCACAACCATCTTCTGAGTTTGTAAAATACGCATGCTGCCAAAGTGCCTGATCAAGATACAATACTAGCATTTGTCCCAACTACAGCCTAAACATGGGCAACACTAGTTTCTCACATTACAATCGGTTACTCTACAGCTACAAATTACCTACCATTACGAGTATTCTGTCCCTGTTAATTCTAGGCAACCGCAAGGTACTTACTTGTAAGAGTTCTGCCATAGAAGAAACATATAGATAAAACGCAGGTCTGGAAGGTTGTTTCACGGCCATTACCAGCCTCATGTAGGCAATATGTCCACATATCTAATCGAGAATGGTAGTGATACAAGCATCCGGGGCCCATTAGCAATTCCAGAAGAAGAAACACGATGGTCCTAAACGTCCAATCAAGCCCAGTCTAAATGAAGCATCATGAATCGTTATAACAAGGTGAACCTATCCTTTCTTCTAGTCCAATCCTGGCCATAATCTCCAATCATACATTAAAATACAATCTCCACCCCATGTATCCAAAACCTCTGCCATTATCTGAAACATCGGAAACCCCTGCCTACAATGCAGGGTGAACATTATCCTGAAACATCGGAAACCCCTGCCTACAATGCAGGGTGAACATTATCCTGAAACATCGGAAACCCCTGCCTACAACGCAGGGTGAACATTATCTTTAAACATCGGAAACCCCTGCCTACAAcgcagggtcaacattatcttgaaaCATCGGAAACCCCTGCCTACAACGCAGGGTGAACATTATCTGAAACATCAGAAAACCCTGCCTACAGCGCAGGGTGAGCATAACAGTTGGGGACAGGGGTTAGCGACCTTCAAAACCCACAGCCGCAGGGTATCGCGGGCTGCGGCGTTCGGACGGGACAGTGATGAGCTTTGTGGGACTGGGACGGCGGGAGGGAGCATAAGGGTTGTGCGGAAGAGGACGACGATCTGTGAGCTTGCGCATCCCTAAACATTTGGGAGCAAATCCATATGCCTAGAATAAGCAGGAGAAATGAAAAAGCGGGCAAAAAAACCGCTGTACCCTGAGCCTGAGAGGACGAGGACCCTGAAGTTCCCCCGGAGAAGCGCGTGACGCGGTTGACCATCCCCACCGCCGCGCCAGCCGCGGCGACAGACGGCTCCTCCGTGACCAGAGGCGGCGGCGACTGCTCTTCTCCCTGAGCGACGGTGGGCGGCGGCGCCGTCGACCGCGAGTGGTCCGAGGGCAGCGGCGCCGATGGCGATGCTTGCCGCGGGTTTCCGTCTTGCGCCATGGCGGCGGGCGTGGGAGGTGTCGTCGAGGTCGAGGGGCTGTGAACTTGTGACACCGCAAAGCTTTGCTGCGCTCCCCCTAGgcgaagagagagagggagagagagagaggggcaggaaGGGGGGGTTTAAAAAGCCGACACACAGCCGGTGTACCTACACAGACCAGCTCACAACACGTAACCGCAACTTCTCGCGCTGTAAATCCCAGCCCACCTCTCTCTAGAGCACATCAATGGTTACTGCCTAGCCTACCCGTACCCGCAAAAAAGAATGGTTACTGCCTAGCCTGCTTTTGACGGTCAGTGTATGTGACTCGTGACTGCCTGCTGTGCAACGTCGGAGCGTAAAAACCGGAGCGAGTGATCTTGCGTCTGGTACTTCAATGAAGTATACCTGTGCATAACATCAATGATTACCACGTTGTACACTCTGCGGTGCCCGTACCCTTGCATAGTTGTTCTATACGTCTAGCTACTACACACTGAGGTGCTGGCCCTGCAGATTTACGTGCCACCCTTGCATAGTTATACACGCCTAGCCGCTTTATCATCTTGGTAGACCACCCGATCACTCGGTACATGGCTGGCAACGCTGGGTGCCTGACTCGGTAGCGATCACATAATTTACACCGGtcttgtggccttgtgcttttctaCTGTCAAAAGACCGTCGGGCCCTAACTTTTCTGTGTCCTTCCTTGCCAAAAGCGCGATTGTCTTCTTGTGATGGTAATGCTACTTTGGGACGGATCCCGAGGAGGATGCGGTGCGAATCCTACATGCAATGCAAAAGACCCGTATGGTATGGGGCCGGGTGCCTAGGGAACCCGGTGGGTGACTTGCCTACAAAAGTCTGAAAGTTTGAATCCAACTTCAAGAACTACAAGTTCCTGGCAAGTTTTAGCGCCTCCATTATGTTAAAGGGTATTGCTAAAATCATCTGATTTGTTTTCCAAACAAATGGATTTATTCTCTGATTCATGCAACCAGGGGGCAtccgcaaaaagaaaaagaaaagaaaaaaaagaggagaggggAAGTGCAGCGGCAGGAACGTCGGCTCCCTGAGTTTACACACGGGTAGGAGGAACTATAGCAGATATGCCGTGTCGACGACCGCCATCCACCATATGGAGCCCTACATATGGATATCGAGGCCGTAACGGATATGTGCAAACACAGAGTTGCCATTTGTGGCCTCCATATTtttcattttatttgaatttttttttcattttcttcagaATTGCAGAGGCAATTTAAGCTCAGATGAGACATACCAAAcaaatactccctttgttcctttaCATAAGATGTATTTGTTTTTTTAAGTCAAACAagtgcatgtttgaccaagtttttagaaaaatatatcaatatccacaaCATGAAATTTATGtcatttgatccatcatgaaaagtagtttcatattttatctttTAGGTATTGCGGATGTTTtcattttattctataatcttggttAAACATTCAAATGGTTTACTTGCACAGAAATGAACACACCTTATATTCTGAAACGGAGGGGTGTACATTAATAGAAACTATAATGAAACTAGAATAGTGGCCAAAATCCGTTCCGTTTATGTATAATTAGCAAGTACAAATATTGTTTATGGCATCGGGAGGAGGAGCCGACAATTGCTGCAGCTAGTGTGCTGCAAGGAGAGTTTgccccgcggttatgtggcaccTACGACGTGACGTTCCGCTGCCGTGTTCAGCGAGGAGTCTGCATTCTAGCACGGCGGCATTGTCACTGAGAGAGGAGATGGGAGTGGGGGCGACGGCTAGGGGGATGCCTCGTCGCCAGTCTATTATAAACGGGGATGAAGCTGAGTGGTCATCTGAACGGCCGCCTTGGAactcggggtggggggggggggtggatgccATTGATCGCTCGGGACAGGTAGATGCGTGTATAGGTGGCGTGTCGCTACAAACCTGGTCGtggcgtgaggaggaagaagcGTTGATGGCTTGCAAGGACACACATGATAGCGTAACACCTTTAATTTGTCTAAATATCGCAATAGTAATCGTCCCAACGAAGAGTGGATGAGAGTATTTATGAATAACGTTTCTGTCATACAAAAGTTGTCACAAGCTCTTATGTGAAGTAACTGCTTGTGATTCTGTAGAAGCTATTAGTGTCCCAAGAGGCAAATGAACCAGAATAGTGAATATGACGAGTTTGCAGCAACGAGAGTAATAACAGCTTGAAAGTAAAGAGCATAAATAAAATTGAAAGTAGAactgtttttcttgcaatggagagaGAAGCAGAGAAACTTTAGATCATGGTGTACATCAAATATGACAGTGCGACGGTAATATCAGTTACCTTGTATTATGAGTTTAGTATTTGATTTGCTTGCTCAGTAGGCGGATCACCCTAGGGTTACAGAACTCCTCCTCGCGGGATTATATTCCATAGTATGGTCCTTCTTCGCCGTTGCCTCAGTGTGATCGtctgttttgatgaatctatgggttgtatcggggggtataaaccatggaatacagtaggtataatgcaataataaaatatgaatgggtttgcaatagtacttaaagaaAGGATtgattttattatactaacggatctcacgagttttctattaagtcttgtgtgctgaagttttcaactTTTAGGTGAGATCCGATGGATGaagtaataaggagtggcaagagcctgagattggggatgcccgaggtaccccaaggtaatattcaaggactcccaagcaactaagcttggggatgccccggaaggcatcccctctttcttctaacgaccatcagtaattttacttggatctatatttttattgagcgtcatgtattatatgagtctttgtttacttttatttttagtttttcacaaccatctttgctggacacacctttttgagaggggcACACATTATCTATAATTTGttagaatagtctatgtgcttcacttatatcttttgagctaggcagttgctatagtgcttcacttatatcttttttagcacggtggtggttatattttgaagaaatacttgctgtctcatgcttcaattatatctttttgagagttgataatagtaatgataatttgcacaagatatgaatttggttccaatatgatgaatatccaagaagtatataataaaaactttcatgtagatcactggatatgataagtttgattccttgcaatagttttttgatatggagatgataatatgtgagtgatgctagtgagtaattatggTTTAGGAAGAATATTGGTGTTAGCCATTGATGGTACGATGGTTACCGATCACATCACCTCACTAGCTGGTGATTAATCGGGACAGGTAGATGCGTGTATAGGTGGCGCGTCGCTACAAACCTGGTCGTGGCATGAGGAGGAAGAAGCGTTGATGAGTTGCAAGACACACATGATAGCATAACACCTTTGTCTAAGTATTGCAATAGTAATCATCCCAGCGAAGAGTGGATGAGAGTATTTATGAGTAATGTTTCTGTCATACAAAAGTTGTCACAAGCCCTTATGTGAAGTAACTGCTTGTGATTCTGCAGAAGCTATTAGTGTCCCAAGAGGCAAATGAACCAGAATAGTGAATATGACGAGTCTGCAGCAATGAGAGTAATAGCAGCTTGAAAGTAAAGAGCATAAATAAAATTGAAAGTAGAagtgtttttcttgcaatggagagaGAAGCAGAGAAACTTCAGATCATGGTGTACATCAAATATGACAGTGCGACGGTAATATCAGTTGCCTTGTATTATGAGTTTAGTATTTGATTTGCTTGCTCAGTAGGCGGATCACCCTAGGGTTACAGAACTCCTCCTCACAGGATTATATTCCATAGTATGGTCCTCCTTCGCCGTTGCCTCAGTGTGATCGtctgttttgatgaatctatgggttgtatcaggGGGGGGATaaaccatggtgaagttagaatacagtaggtataatgcaataataaaatatgaatgggtttgcaacagtacttaaagtaaggattgattttattatactaacggatctcacgagttttctgttaagtcttgtgtgctgaagttttcaacttttaggtgagatcacgatggatgaagtaataaggagtgacaagagcatGAGATTggagatgcccgaggcaccccaaggtaatattgaaggactcccaagcaactaagcttggggatgccccggaaggcatcccctctttcttctaacgaccatcggtaattttacttagagctatatttttattcatcacatgttatgagttttgcttggagcgtcatgtattacatgagtctttgtttacttttatttttagtttgtcacaaccATTGTTTTGCTTGGATGCCCCGGAGTTGTTTTCGCAGTCGAAGcctgtcgtggagttgacacggcagatgtcctagcagaaggacttagacgtggatccatcgcaactaggtagcttaaaggggttaatcgggacaaaggacacggagagtttatactggttcagccccttgcaaTCAAGGTAAAGTCCTACTCCAGttggggttgtattgcttgggtttcaattaccagggagcgaatatgcttgacctagttctcgatctcttctttcttgtccctaaaccgccaccgagtcgtccctttatatacacaggaagACGCgcggcggctcacggagtcccggccggctcatacacagtGTGTCCGGGTCGGCGGCTAACTATGTTTGCCTTACAaaacaagtcatacacatatggcggttcatccgccttgggccttaagccgcctctgggtcttgggccgtcaatgggCTTGCTATGATTCACGATCTTCATTGATAAGTCGCTAGTGGTATAACCCGACCTCTCCGGGGCGGtttatacccaatagttatatccccaacattaggccccaggttgatttgaacttgttcacatcaatcttcaatacttgaCTTGTTAAATCTTGCCTCACTTGCTTGGCGAAACTCgctgtaaaccgccatgacgtcagtGAGGGAGTCCTCGGATGGTCgtgctatgtgacatgggccggactaatgggccgtgaagatacgagatagaaggccttcccccgtgtccggatgggactctcctttgcgtagacGGCAAGTTTGGCGAtcagatgtgtagtttcctttctttgtaaactgaCTCTGCACgatcctaggcccctccggtgtctatataaaccagattgTTTAGTCCGTatgggcaatcataatcatataggctagacatttagggtttagccattacgatctcgaggtagatcaactcttgtaacccctatactcatcaaagtcaatcaagcaggaagtagggtattacctccattaagagggcccgaacctaggtaaacatcatgtcccttgtctcctgttaccttcgatcctcagatgcacagttcgggaccccctacccgagatcgaccggttttgacaccga
The window above is part of the Triticum aestivum cultivar Chinese Spring chromosome 2A, IWGSC CS RefSeq v2.1, whole genome shotgun sequence genome. Proteins encoded here:
- the LOC123185898 gene encoding uncharacterized protein — encoded protein: MAQDGNPRQASPSAPLPSDHSRSTAPPPTVAQGEEQSPPPLVTEEPSVAAAGAAVGMVNRVTRFSGGTSGSSSSQAQGMKTFSSAHVDNLVQLKEWDQLHAYLMEFIPGEEPFKSHPMLFLRIFMCRAVDLIDQNKISDAEMLFEAEMQPFQKLIDQGQEGLRNATIAELSEGLKYIKGCLTAKKSLTHPYTSILMTKIAVNDYMRLYLPNAIGYKIVRKKDALWVFAFPLASRSATKPTFRCLGCSLKIFNSGTIQDISPHLDQCPGMSTPYLIELLKLSRTINLINAENSPHKLTQSEQPAEKRRRTLTDTFIPVDKRDVFAEIQREVKGAEHLYNQIGVEVNETVDMFNTMGTKVGNIHLLHDKMGHVINKMKELVCAGPSVAEDEEGANADNNVEVEEAEAAEDEEGAAATNNVEVEEAEAANDAPFQSDAIYHYGEFASLGEMLKSAIDPTDELMSTEEMSGSFAGGYF